In the genome of Photobacterium sp. TLY01, one region contains:
- a CDS encoding flagellin produces the protein MVNSTAEIRQQSISLLKNDKATISPPAPAGGSVSAVQDTVQTQRPAVVKGGYTATSELFSQGQQQVTRGQIAHQSLISVGRDLQGMKKILTQMLGSSTAITQGRVDQLQRHHSHLQQTLNAGQFNGERVLDSQLQFQPKGDPKQSFTVNGLNLVRQRQQSEQLHLTVQDRGTALLTFDASQTDRQLTQQIDKAVIPLGLRAAATESGDVIFSTSQSDFQTLGQHVTISGQGHRYPAGQPNRIKVQPEPQGIENIALKLADGEQIRHTMRHVNQGLQQVQKGLDQLRHFQADLDSKVGKAMAGQSVESIESKLQSLQNSQSFAAAFQVVSAQANVHRHTVVALLK, from the coding sequence ATGGTGAACTCTACTGCAGAGATTCGGCAACAGTCGATTTCACTGCTGAAAAATGACAAGGCAACAATTTCACCACCGGCACCCGCCGGTGGCTCTGTTTCCGCTGTTCAGGACACAGTGCAGACACAACGTCCGGCTGTCGTCAAAGGCGGATACACGGCAACCAGCGAGTTATTCTCGCAGGGCCAGCAACAAGTGACCCGGGGGCAGATAGCGCATCAGAGTCTGATCAGTGTCGGGCGTGATCTGCAGGGGATGAAAAAAATTCTTACGCAGATGCTGGGAAGCTCGACCGCGATTACCCAAGGCCGTGTTGACCAGCTTCAGCGCCACCACAGCCATCTTCAACAAACGCTCAATGCCGGTCAGTTTAATGGGGAACGAGTGCTGGACAGCCAGCTTCAGTTTCAGCCCAAAGGCGATCCCAAGCAAAGCTTTACTGTGAACGGACTGAATCTGGTACGCCAGCGTCAGCAAAGTGAGCAGTTGCACCTGACGGTACAAGACCGCGGGACCGCGCTGCTGACATTCGACGCCTCGCAAACTGATCGTCAGTTAACCCAGCAAATCGACAAAGCGGTCATTCCGCTCGGTTTGCGTGCGGCGGCAACGGAAAGCGGCGATGTGATCTTTTCAACCTCTCAGTCGGATTTCCAGACTTTGGGTCAGCATGTGACGATCAGCGGTCAGGGGCATCGTTACCCGGCAGGTCAGCCGAATCGTATTAAAGTGCAACCCGAGCCACAGGGCATTGAGAATATCGCACTGAAACTGGCCGATGGTGAGCAAATCCGCCATACCATGCGTCATGTCAATCAGGGGTTACAACAGGTTCAGAAAGGCCTGGATCAGCTGAGACATTTCCAGGCCGATCTGGACTCGAAAGTTGGCAAGGCGATGGCCGGTCAATCTGTTGAGAGTATTGAGTCCAAGCTGCAATCGTTGCAGAACTCCCAGTCTTTCGCCGCCGCCTTCCAGGTGGTCTCTGCTCAGGCGAACGTTCACCGCCATACCGTGGTTGCTTTGCTGAAGTAA
- a CDS encoding GNAT family N-acetyltransferase, with the protein MDILVKHIEPGNREHKNLFESLFREYLSSFSVAFEPAVIEQLFALPYFHGFMSFIDSKPAGFAVCFESFSTYRMQRVMNIHDFMVSNRCRGQVVGKTQLHAIEQYCRDNHYLKITTGSGR; encoded by the coding sequence ATGGACATTTTAGTCAAACATATCGAACCAGGAAATCGTGAACATAAAAATCTATTTGAGTCTTTGTTCAGAGAGTATCTATCCAGTTTTTCTGTAGCGTTTGAACCTGCAGTCATTGAACAACTGTTTGCGTTACCCTATTTTCATGGTTTTATGAGTTTCATTGACAGTAAACCTGCAGGTTTTGCTGTTTGCTTTGAATCTTTTTCTACATATCGAATGCAGCGAGTCATGAACATTCATGACTTTATGGTTTCGAATCGCTGTAGAGGTCAAGTGGTGGGTAAGACACAACTCCATGCAATAGAGCAGTATTGTCGTGATAATCATTATCTGAAAATTACCACTGGAAGTGGCCGATGA
- a CDS encoding DUF805 domain-containing protein: MQYYLNAIKKYADSEGRARRREYWMFCLINALLSYLFFFIGEAIKDDYALFAVYTSLTVIPSLMVTVRRLHDTNRSGWWMLIAFVPLIGAIIGLSVMMEAGTSGENDYGPDPKAMPDSIQYV; encoded by the coding sequence ATGCAATATTATTTAAATGCGATCAAAAAATATGCGGATTCAGAAGGCAGGGCGCGTCGTCGTGAGTATTGGATGTTCTGCCTGATCAATGCGCTGTTAAGTTATCTGTTTTTTTTCATTGGCGAGGCCATCAAGGATGACTATGCACTGTTCGCAGTGTATACCAGCCTGACTGTCATCCCTTCGCTCATGGTTACTGTACGCCGATTGCATGATACCAATCGTAGCGGTTGGTGGATGCTGATTGCTTTTGTCCCCTTGATTGGCGCAATCATTGGTCTCAGTGTCATGATGGAAGCAGGGACTTCGGGTGAGAATGACTATGGTCCAGACCCGAAAGCGATGCCTGACTCAATTCAATATGTGTAA
- a CDS encoding DUF4157 domain-containing protein, translating to MYQRAIVFIAAILTVSGCTDRDDTYANPPQQVLQQVERLLPAAEQYVRDNEAEALEKGVPLNANQLRIAARVGLKSANKVRVYYVDKLPFPEDPELAALAKKYGYSSPLTGAYTYGYGIWIKRSEKGNQELLAHELIHVRQAEQMGVREQTKQYLLQLFIYGYRDAPMELEAYREASQYL from the coding sequence GTGTATCAGAGAGCCATCGTTTTCATTGCTGCCATTCTGACTGTTTCGGGCTGTACAGATCGGGATGACACCTATGCAAACCCGCCGCAGCAAGTCCTGCAGCAGGTTGAAAGGTTACTGCCGGCCGCAGAACAGTATGTACGTGACAATGAAGCAGAAGCATTGGAAAAGGGTGTGCCGTTAAACGCAAATCAGTTGAGAATTGCTGCCAGGGTTGGTTTGAAATCTGCAAACAAGGTGCGTGTTTATTATGTCGATAAACTTCCTTTTCCCGAGGATCCTGAGCTGGCTGCGTTAGCCAAAAAGTATGGCTACAGTTCTCCATTAACGGGTGCCTATACGTATGGCTACGGTATCTGGATCAAACGCTCAGAGAAAGGCAATCAGGAACTGCTGGCACACGAGCTCATTCATGTCCGTCAGGCAGAGCAGATGGGCGTTCGGGAACAAACAAAACAGTACTTACTGCAATTGTTTATTTACGGCTATCGCGATGCGCCTATGGAGCTTGAAGCCTATCGAGAAGCCAGCCAGTACCTGTGA
- a CDS encoding DUF1801 domain-containing protein codes for MDERVKGKFDSYPAHIKAVMINLRSLVLGVAETHALGKVEEALKWGEPSYQVKGGSPVRMNWLEKAPDHYFLYFNCNTRLVDTFREVYGHALSLQGNRAIVLNVADPLPEPIVCHCVELAFNYKRLRHLPLLGV; via the coding sequence ATGGACGAGAGAGTAAAAGGCAAATTCGACAGTTATCCGGCTCATATCAAAGCTGTGATGATCAACTTGCGCAGTTTGGTGTTAGGTGTTGCTGAAACCCATGCTCTGGGGAAGGTTGAAGAAGCTCTAAAATGGGGCGAGCCCAGCTATCAGGTGAAAGGCGGCAGCCCGGTCAGGATGAATTGGTTGGAGAAGGCTCCTGACCATTACTTTCTCTATTTCAACTGCAATACCAGGTTAGTGGATACTTTCCGTGAAGTATACGGACACGCACTGTCTTTGCAGGGCAACAGGGCTATTGTCTTGAATGTTGCTGATCCGCTGCCCGAGCCGATTGTCTGTCATTGCGTCGAACTGGCGTTCAACTATAAACGCCTGCGTCATTTACCGCTGCTAGGTGTGTAA
- a CDS encoding VOC family protein — MKAVFQPGHNIAMKIPSHEYEQTLHFYRDIIAIPELAREKDTDTPRFQFGDKTLWLDNVPGISQAEIWLEIVTNDLAAAAEHLANHKVTRCDEIEPLPEGFAAFWVASPSNIIHLISQSDEGRSGN; from the coding sequence ATGAAAGCTGTGTTTCAACCCGGTCATAATATCGCCATGAAGATACCTTCCCATGAGTATGAGCAAACGCTGCATTTTTATCGGGATATCATTGCCATTCCGGAACTGGCTCGTGAGAAAGACACGGATACACCCCGGTTTCAGTTTGGCGATAAAACGTTGTGGCTCGATAACGTCCCGGGAATCAGCCAGGCTGAAATCTGGCTCGAAATTGTGACGAATGATCTCGCCGCTGCTGCAGAACATCTTGCAAACCACAAGGTGACCCGATGCGATGAGATAGAACCTTTGCCGGAAGGATTCGCCGCATTTTGGGTTGCCAGCCCTTCGAATATTATCCATCTGATATCGCAATCTGACGAAGGCCGTTCAGGCAACTGA
- a CDS encoding DUF4144 domain-containing protein, with the protein MADRQTWESDADLHCFGFQPDDVLIDSTGQVFRPLSLRPGETRLETSEKTMRLEDIVELIKAHQSCLGACCAAKVAFDSVAEAIDALSMNTL; encoded by the coding sequence GTGGCTGATCGCCAGACCTGGGAGTCGGATGCTGATTTGCATTGTTTTGGCTTTCAGCCTGATGATGTGCTGATCGATTCGACCGGGCAGGTGTTTCGACCTCTGAGCCTGCGTCCGGGCGAGACCCGTTTAGAAACGTCGGAAAAGACAATGCGCCTTGAGGATATAGTTGAACTCATCAAAGCGCATCAGTCTTGTCTGGGCGCATGTTGTGCGGCCAAGGTAGCTTTTGATTCTGTCGCAGAGGCAATTGATGCCTTATCAATGAATACTTTATAA
- a CDS encoding polymer-forming cytoskeletal protein has product MGLFSKSAGSTGKHSTATIIAQGCSFKGDIELSGNIQVDGYIEGRIRTEQTLSISATGRVSGEIFASKVVINGLHEGACHADSIEILEKGKAKGVIYTNDICIERGGCFHGQTYPADKEKVVTINKEEPVKAAEPSQELSKKENAKEAAPLTPPTQLKSADTSSSADKSAAPVAANATAAATATAVKPAASSASTAATPVTDTRKQVNARK; this is encoded by the coding sequence ATGGGACTCTTTAGTAAAAGTGCTGGAAGCACAGGCAAGCACTCAACTGCAACTATCATTGCACAAGGCTGTTCCTTCAAAGGCGATATCGAACTAAGTGGTAATATCCAGGTTGACGGCTACATTGAAGGACGTATCCGCACAGAACAGACATTATCGATCAGCGCAACAGGCCGTGTATCGGGCGAGATCTTTGCCAGTAAAGTGGTCATCAACGGTTTGCACGAAGGTGCCTGTCACGCCGACAGCATTGAGATCCTGGAAAAAGGCAAAGCCAAAGGCGTGATCTACACCAACGACATTTGCATTGAGCGAGGCGGCTGCTTCCATGGCCAGACTTACCCGGCAGATAAGGAAAAAGTCGTCACCATCAACAAAGAGGAGCCGGTCAAAGCTGCCGAGCCTTCACAAGAACTCAGCAAGAAAGAAAACGCTAAAGAGGCCGCACCACTGACACCACCAACGCAGCTCAAATCAGCAGACACATCCAGCTCTGCTGATAAAAGCGCAGCGCCGGTAGCAGCAAATGCAACCGCAGCAGCAACAGCAACAGCGGTTAAACCTGCAGCGTCTTCGGCATCAACAGCGGCGACTCCTGTCACGGATACCAGAAAACAAGTCAACGCCCGAAAATAA
- a CDS encoding M23 family metallopeptidase, translated as MKDQLTISISTINGSYHFQLGKYLRRNLMATLLLFIVSVVVMAFSIQYLWNAVDQTQQEKSQLNQHANELKDEILSLESDRQSLEQNLADRRYELEQISGRVNELENVLGIESEGEQPLETRLDTAALNSAVRVAMLKVIPNGSPMEYRRISSSYGSRNHPVYGNKRRHLGIDLSGHTGTSVHSPADGVVELVRPSKKGYGNLLKIDHGFGFMTLYAHLKAFKVKTGDFVRKGDLIALSGNSGTSTGPHLHYEVRFLGRALNPKYFINWGPDNFDYLFNHERSIQWDSLVKVLEAQASTQLQLSLHKAVPSKAISN; from the coding sequence ATGAAAGATCAACTCACTATCTCGATATCAACAATTAACGGGTCTTACCATTTTCAACTGGGTAAGTATTTACGGCGAAACCTGATGGCGACTCTGCTGCTGTTCATTGTCTCCGTCGTGGTGATGGCATTCTCGATTCAGTATTTATGGAATGCCGTTGATCAGACACAACAGGAAAAATCGCAGTTAAACCAGCATGCCAATGAGCTGAAAGATGAAATTCTGAGCCTGGAAAGCGATCGGCAGTCGCTGGAACAGAATCTGGCTGATAGGCGCTATGAACTGGAACAAATTTCTGGCCGTGTGAATGAGCTGGAAAACGTGTTGGGGATTGAAAGCGAAGGCGAACAGCCTTTGGAAACCCGACTCGATACTGCAGCCCTGAACTCAGCGGTCCGTGTCGCCATGCTGAAGGTGATACCGAATGGTAGTCCGATGGAATACCGGCGTATTTCTTCCTCATACGGCTCTCGTAACCATCCGGTTTACGGGAACAAGCGTCGTCATCTGGGGATCGATCTCAGCGGGCACACAGGAACATCCGTCCACTCGCCTGCTGATGGCGTGGTAGAGCTGGTACGGCCCAGCAAGAAAGGCTACGGCAATTTGCTGAAAATTGACCACGGCTTTGGATTCATGACTTTGTATGCGCACCTGAAAGCATTCAAAGTCAAAACCGGGGATTTCGTCAGAAAAGGCGATTTAATTGCATTATCAGGCAACAGTGGTACCTCAACTGGCCCCCATCTGCATTATGAGGTTCGTTTTCTGGGTCGGGCTTTAAATCCCAAGTATTTCATCAACTGGGGGCCCGACAACTTTGACTATCTGTTTAACCATGAGAGGAGCATCCAATGGGACTCTTTAGTAAAAGTGCTGGAAGCACAGGCAAGCACTCAACTGCAACTATCATTGCACAAGGCTGTTCCTTCAAAGGCGATATCGAACTAA
- a CDS encoding flagellar motor protein MotB codes for MQRHDQIIIKRARRNSYEAGHGGAWKVAFADFMIALMALFLVLWILAIVDKTERKAIVAYLNSSSLFDQGSGNPFNTSTSLSPIDLGGEAADLSSHDAAVTVTSFYDGNGDGSQTDALVQGTYETQEQLKVLAQVVEELAKQVSAEGNVHVDVTPQGLRIVLQDDFRQNMFHRGSSELTPFFEDLLLALAPIFHKIQNPLIISGHTDAVRYSGTFSEKSNWELSASRANVARQTLIAGGAPENHVLQVAGMADRAPLNPEEPEASENRRIELFVLTSVAARMVETLFKGAPSHDDGPVLQQAREKAEFNQPVIRQDYIKAS; via the coding sequence ATGCAACGGCACGATCAGATCATCATCAAACGAGCACGCCGGAACTCGTATGAAGCAGGTCATGGCGGGGCATGGAAAGTCGCATTTGCCGACTTCATGATAGCCCTGATGGCGCTGTTTCTGGTGCTGTGGATCCTGGCCATTGTCGACAAAACAGAGCGTAAAGCGATCGTGGCTTATCTCAACAGCTCCAGTTTATTCGACCAGGGTTCTGGGAATCCTTTTAATACGTCCACCAGCCTGTCGCCGATTGATCTGGGTGGTGAAGCAGCAGACCTCAGCTCGCACGATGCTGCTGTGACTGTTACCTCCTTCTACGACGGTAATGGCGATGGTTCGCAAACCGATGCGCTGGTTCAGGGCACGTATGAAACGCAGGAGCAGCTGAAAGTGCTGGCGCAAGTGGTTGAAGAGCTTGCAAAACAGGTTTCAGCGGAAGGCAATGTGCATGTCGATGTGACACCCCAGGGGCTGCGGATCGTCTTGCAGGACGACTTCCGCCAGAACATGTTCCACCGGGGCAGCAGTGAACTGACACCTTTCTTTGAAGATTTATTGCTGGCACTGGCCCCTATCTTCCATAAAATTCAGAATCCGCTGATTATCAGTGGCCACACGGATGCAGTTCGTTACAGCGGCACCTTCAGCGAAAAGTCGAACTGGGAACTGTCCGCTTCACGCGCCAACGTTGCTCGTCAGACCCTGATCGCTGGCGGTGCACCTGAAAACCATGTGTTGCAGGTTGCCGGCATGGCAGACCGCGCGCCTCTGAATCCTGAAGAACCGGAAGCCAGTGAAAACCGGCGCATTGAACTGTTTGTCCTCACTTCCGTGGCAGCACGTATGGTGGAAACACTGTTCAAAGGGGCACCAAGCCACGATGATGGCCCGGTGTTACAGCAGGCCCGTGAGAAAGCGGAATTCAATCAGCCTGTGATTCGTCAGGACTACATCAAGGCGTCTTAG
- the motA gene encoding flagellar motor stator protein MotA — MQKFTGAIVILLCVFGGYLWAGGTLMAIWQPAEILIITGAALGSIIIGNPPHVIREMRIQLRQIMKPRKNEQEYYMQLMGLMQLLLETIRNGGFKSLDSHIEDSQNSEIFERYPLVKDDSHLVAFITDNLRLMAMGQMSPHELEALLEQEIMAIEDDLLLPSRSLHRTAEALPGFGILAAVMGIIITMQFIDGSIAQIGYKVAAALVGTFLGIFGCYCVLDPASNAMSQRVKRDMTAFECVRATLVAYVAKKPTLLAIDAGRKHIQLDVKPSFNDMEKWLSEQEA, encoded by the coding sequence ATGCAAAAATTTACCGGCGCAATCGTCATTCTGTTGTGTGTTTTCGGCGGTTACCTATGGGCCGGCGGTACGTTGATGGCCATCTGGCAACCGGCTGAAATTCTCATTATTACCGGTGCCGCACTGGGTTCTATCATCATCGGTAACCCACCGCATGTGATTCGTGAAATGCGGATTCAGCTTCGTCAGATCATGAAGCCGCGCAAAAACGAACAAGAATATTACATGCAGCTGATGGGTCTGATGCAACTCCTGCTGGAAACCATACGCAACGGCGGTTTCAAGTCACTGGACAGTCACATTGAAGATTCTCAGAACAGCGAGATTTTTGAACGTTACCCGCTGGTCAAAGACGACAGCCACCTGGTGGCTTTCATTACCGATAACCTGCGTTTAATGGCCATGGGCCAGATGTCTCCCCATGAGCTCGAAGCCCTGCTGGAGCAGGAAATCATGGCTATTGAAGACGATCTTCTGCTGCCTTCACGTTCACTGCACCGCACTGCTGAGGCCCTGCCTGGCTTCGGGATTCTGGCGGCTGTGATGGGCATCATTATCACCATGCAGTTCATCGACGGTTCTATTGCGCAAATTGGCTATAAAGTTGCCGCCGCGCTCGTTGGCACCTTCCTCGGTATTTTCGGTTGTTACTGTGTGCTTGACCCGGCCAGTAATGCCATGTCGCAACGAGTGAAGCGTGATATGACCGCCTTTGAATGTGTCCGCGCCACGCTGGTTGCTTATGTGGCCAAAAAACCGACCCTGTTGGCGATAGATGCTGGCCGTAAACACATTCAGCTCGATGTGAAGCCAAGCTTCAATGACATGGAAAAATGGCTGTCTGAGCAGGAGGCATAA
- a CDS encoding FliA/WhiG family RNA polymerase sigma factor codes for MLDINPTEEYENKHDTGRNSPAVNEDKLIRDHLILVKRVVNQLRSHVSTHCSLEDMQQIGLMGLLEAGRRYGNVEDPNFPSFAVCRIRGSILDELRRLDWRSRQTRQQAHELNDVTRDLMKKLGRQPSEAEIIAALGTDQADYLQRLNASMASEMQSLDQLLESGSDFSMNHDGGESVRHEHIRRTLSAALGKLKPREQLLLTLFYQHDMNLHEIALVLNLTPPRVCQLHKQALKQLNQYLC; via the coding sequence ATGCTAGATATCAACCCGACTGAAGAGTACGAAAACAAACACGACACCGGGCGTAACAGCCCGGCCGTGAACGAAGATAAGCTGATCCGTGATCATCTGATCTTAGTCAAACGTGTTGTCAATCAGCTACGCAGTCATGTCAGCACCCACTGCAGTCTGGAAGATATGCAGCAAATTGGTCTGATGGGACTGCTCGAAGCAGGCCGTCGTTACGGTAACGTGGAAGACCCGAATTTTCCGTCGTTTGCCGTATGCAGGATCCGCGGTTCCATTCTCGACGAGCTGCGCCGTCTTGACTGGCGCTCGCGCCAAACCCGTCAACAGGCCCATGAGCTGAATGACGTAACCCGCGACTTAATGAAAAAACTCGGCCGCCAGCCATCTGAGGCCGAAATCATCGCAGCCCTGGGGACTGACCAGGCCGACTATCTGCAGCGTCTGAACGCGTCCATGGCCAGCGAAATGCAAAGCCTGGATCAATTGCTTGAAAGCGGTTCTGATTTCTCGATGAACCATGATGGCGGCGAGTCGGTTCGTCATGAACATATCCGCCGGACCCTGTCTGCCGCGCTTGGCAAGCTCAAGCCACGCGAACAGCTGCTGCTGACCCTGTTCTATCAACATGATATGAACCTGCACGAAATTGCACTGGTGCTCAACCTGACACCGCCTCGTGTATGCCAGCTTCATAAGCAGGCTCTGAAACAACTGAATCAATATCTTTGCTGA
- the fliL gene encoding flagellar basal body-associated protein FliL, whose protein sequence is MSQRNLVLIIIIMLITSVLVAAASVGGTLWYVKSHQGEGGASFSLPFSQPENVDPVFHPLEKLVLSVKGERQTHFIMMELALETRNAEAIEGIDNYMPVVRNALLKLFSNKTYEQLQNQRTIEELQDEVKGTLLNAFSQTRYARAIDNVLLTKYVIQ, encoded by the coding sequence ATGTCCCAGCGTAATCTCGTCTTGATCATTATCATCATGCTGATCACCAGCGTACTGGTCGCAGCGGCCAGTGTTGGCGGTACCCTTTGGTACGTCAAAAGTCATCAGGGCGAAGGCGGTGCCAGTTTCAGTCTCCCCTTCAGCCAACCTGAGAATGTCGATCCTGTATTCCATCCATTGGAAAAACTGGTTCTGTCGGTGAAAGGCGAGCGTCAGACGCACTTCATCATGATGGAACTGGCGCTGGAAACACGGAATGCGGAAGCAATTGAAGGGATTGATAACTATATGCCAGTTGTCCGTAATGCCCTGCTCAAACTCTTCAGCAATAAAACCTATGAGCAACTGCAGAACCAGCGGACGATTGAAGAGCTTCAGGATGAAGTCAAAGGGACGTTACTGAACGCTTTCAGTCAGACACGTTATGCCCGCGCCATCGACAATGTATTGCTGACCAAATATGTGATTCAGTGA
- a CDS encoding flagellar hook-length control protein FliK, with protein MNTIVSHSKLANGDSESPDKLSGKVKPANDGTVSSFGDTLQSNAATESQEATIAETIDTADSASHPAQYTDNNPALSPAAAADIIANLLAQAEKQLGANSATNTGMPGAAVSTAESAMSASGNTGMRETRLMASGTGTTPAMLTDSQTNGAQPGDNARLTALLQQRGQSPVQLDPAFSGSFENRAAGAAPSLQTLIAGLSADGAANSAPVQSASSQQAPNAAAPVEWASVKLPQGQQGKWGEQMIQVLQDRVQMQASQNLQEARIRLDPPDLGKLDLTVRLDGDRLNVQIHASQSAVRDALVQVSERLRAELQEQNFVHVDVNVGDGRQGQQQAQAEEDSQPVIFANNQADDSQITTTDSGHWLSTRA; from the coding sequence ATGAACACGATTGTCTCACATTCCAAACTGGCTAACGGTGACAGCGAGTCGCCGGACAAACTGTCCGGCAAAGTCAAACCGGCCAATGATGGCACTGTCTCCAGCTTCGGCGACACGCTGCAGTCCAATGCCGCCACTGAATCACAGGAAGCCACCATTGCCGAGACCATTGATACGGCCGACTCTGCCTCGCACCCAGCGCAGTACACGGATAACAATCCGGCACTGTCTCCGGCAGCTGCGGCGGACATCATTGCCAATCTGCTGGCCCAGGCCGAGAAGCAGCTTGGCGCAAACTCGGCAACCAATACCGGGATGCCCGGAGCGGCTGTCAGTACTGCAGAAAGCGCCATGTCAGCGTCCGGGAATACCGGCATGCGAGAAACGCGCTTAATGGCATCCGGCACAGGTACAACACCGGCCATGTTGACTGACAGCCAGACCAACGGCGCGCAACCGGGTGACAACGCACGATTGACCGCCCTGCTGCAGCAACGCGGCCAGTCGCCGGTTCAGCTTGATCCCGCGTTTTCCGGATCGTTTGAAAACCGAGCCGCAGGTGCAGCACCTTCTTTGCAAACGCTGATCGCAGGATTGTCTGCAGACGGTGCGGCGAATTCCGCTCCTGTGCAATCCGCCTCATCCCAACAGGCCCCTAACGCTGCGGCTCCTGTGGAATGGGCCAGCGTTAAATTGCCTCAGGGCCAGCAGGGTAAATGGGGAGAACAAATGATTCAGGTGCTGCAGGACAGAGTACAAATGCAGGCCAGCCAGAATTTGCAGGAAGCACGCATTCGACTGGATCCACCGGATCTGGGCAAGCTGGATTTAACCGTTCGTCTGGATGGTGATCGCCTCAATGTACAAATCCACGCCAGCCAGTCTGCCGTCCGAGATGCGCTGGTTCAGGTATCCGAGCGATTGAGAGCGGAGTTACAAGAACAAAACTTTGTTCATGTTGATGTCAATGTCGGCGATGGCCGTCAGGGTCAGCAACAAGCGCAAGCTGAAGAAGACTCACAACCCGTTATTTTTGCCAACAATCAGGCTGATGACAGCCAGATAACAACAACAGATTCAGGCCATTGGTTATCCACCAGAGCCTGA
- the fliS gene encoding flagellar export chaperone FliS, with product MLMQNSGFDSYQSVDLDAQAASANPHQLVIMLIDGLMDEIVRVKGHIESKRLEAKGKGISKCMNILIGLDSALDVEAGGELAANLHDLYEFCISELFKASSHNKIEHLVTVENVMTNVREGWEGFGQHA from the coding sequence ATGCTAATGCAAAACTCGGGCTTTGATTCGTATCAAAGCGTCGATCTGGATGCCCAGGCCGCATCAGCAAACCCTCACCAGTTGGTGATCATGTTGATTGACGGCCTGATGGATGAAATCGTCCGGGTCAAAGGTCATATCGAATCCAAGCGTCTGGAAGCCAAAGGAAAAGGCATCAGTAAGTGCATGAACATCCTGATTGGCCTCGACAGTGCACTGGATGTAGAAGCGGGCGGCGAACTGGCGGCCAATCTTCACGACCTTTACGAGTTTTGCATCAGCGAGCTCTTTAAGGCCAGCTCCCACAACAAAATCGAGCATCTGGTGACCGTCGAAAACGTCATGACAAATGTCCGTGAAGGATGGGAAGGTTTTGGTCAGCATGCCTAA